One genomic region from Rhizomicrobium palustre encodes:
- the mutY gene encoding A/G-specific adenine glycosylase produces the protein MDSTEPQAKVSTLLLAWYDRHRRVLPWRALPGKKADPYRVWLSEIMLQQTTVQAVGPYFKDFLSRWPRVEDLAAAPLDEVLAAWAGLGYYARARNLHKAAKVVAEEMGGKFPDTAEGLRALPGVGPYTAGAIAAIAFDRPEAAMDANAERVVARLFAITAPLPGSKPEIIARGKGLVPQNRAGDFAQAMMDLGSAICTVKRPACGNCPLRALCAAEAQGIAENLPVKGPKTVRPIKRGAAFVVRDRKGAVLLIKRPEKGLLGGMLEPPLGPWTEKFPKPAEALKQAPFEADWKKLPGIVRHVFTHFELEIEAWVAEVKARPSSLWKDAPREILWVDVERLGAVALPTVMKKIITHAIEDEGPLFRKKG, from the coding sequence TTGGATAGCACAGAACCGCAAGCCAAGGTCAGCACGCTTTTGCTCGCCTGGTACGACCGTCATCGCCGGGTGCTGCCGTGGCGGGCGCTTCCGGGCAAAAAGGCCGATCCCTATCGCGTCTGGCTCTCCGAAATCATGCTGCAGCAAACCACGGTTCAGGCGGTGGGGCCATATTTCAAGGATTTTCTCAGTCGCTGGCCGAGGGTTGAGGATCTGGCTGCGGCCCCTCTGGATGAGGTTTTGGCGGCCTGGGCCGGGCTTGGCTATTACGCCCGGGCGCGAAACCTGCACAAAGCCGCGAAAGTTGTGGCCGAGGAGATGGGCGGCAAGTTCCCGGACACGGCGGAGGGACTTCGGGCGCTGCCAGGGGTAGGGCCCTATACAGCGGGTGCGATCGCGGCGATTGCCTTCGACCGGCCCGAGGCGGCGATGGATGCCAATGCCGAACGCGTGGTGGCGCGGCTTTTCGCGATCACCGCGCCGCTGCCGGGGTCTAAGCCCGAGATCATCGCGCGCGGAAAGGGGCTGGTGCCGCAAAACCGCGCCGGGGATTTCGCCCAGGCGATGATGGATCTGGGGTCGGCGATCTGCACCGTGAAGCGACCCGCTTGTGGCAATTGTCCGTTGCGCGCGTTGTGTGCGGCTGAGGCGCAAGGCATCGCCGAGAACCTGCCGGTGAAAGGGCCGAAGACGGTGCGCCCGATCAAGCGCGGGGCGGCGTTTGTGGTGCGGGATCGTAAAGGCGCGGTGCTGTTGATCAAGCGGCCTGAAAAGGGTCTGCTCGGCGGTATGCTGGAACCGCCGCTTGGTCCGTGGACGGAGAAATTCCCCAAACCCGCCGAAGCGTTGAAACAAGCACCCTTCGAGGCCGACTGGAAAAAACTCCCCGGCATCGTGCGCCATGTCTTCACCCATTTTGAGTTGGAGATCGAGGCGTGGGTGGCGGAGGTGAAGGCGCGACCATCTTCGCTGTGGAAAGATGCTCCGCGTGAAATTCTGTGGGTAGACGTGGAACGGTTAGGAGCAGTTGCGCTGCCGACCGTGATGAAAAAGATCATCACCCATGCCATCGAGGACGAAGGGCCGCTGTTTCGGAAGAAGGGGTAG
- a CDS encoding DciA family protein, with the protein MAAKKPPPPDAPPERRGRAGQIAPDIMAIAGSAFAQKGFTDPALVLQWEKIAGPETARICRPLRFSQGPQGGVLTLLAEPAAALFLQHETRTLCARINTYFGHPLVARLRFVQGALAHRPPPPKPIRPAAEMAQDDPARQFEGREDVREALWRLARARHNQRG; encoded by the coding sequence ATGGCCGCTAAGAAACCGCCGCCGCCAGACGCACCGCCCGAACGGCGTGGCCGAGCGGGGCAGATCGCGCCCGATATCATGGCGATTGCGGGCTCGGCCTTTGCGCAAAAAGGCTTCACCGATCCCGCTTTGGTGTTGCAGTGGGAGAAGATCGCAGGGCCCGAGACGGCGCGTATCTGCCGACCTTTGCGTTTTTCGCAAGGCCCGCAAGGCGGCGTGCTCACGCTTCTGGCAGAGCCCGCGGCGGCGCTGTTTCTTCAGCATGAGACGCGTACGCTCTGCGCGCGCATCAACACCTATTTCGGCCATCCCCTGGTAGCGAGATTACGCTTTGTACAGGGAGCGCTCGCCCATCGCCCGCCGCCACCCAAACCCATCCGCCCTGCCGCAGAAATGGCACAGGACGACCCTGCACGACAATTTGAGGGACGCGAAGATGTGCGAGAGGCGTTGTGGAGACTTGCCCGCGCGAGGCATAATCAGCGCGGATAA
- a CDS encoding glycosyltransferase — translation MITVVVPTLNAQETLPRCFDCLIGATVRGIVREVIVADGGSTDDTLLIADAAGARVKTGGRTRASQLNAGGQAAKQDWILFLHPETALDPGWELEAEAFINRASIEHPRAAAFRFGVDEFDDKARSREAFASLRCWLFKLAYGDQGLLIPKRLFKQLGGYREGRREDIDLVRRIGARRLIMLRTRAVNKSPPLRALAQNEAAPESSFSVERAQG, via the coding sequence ATGATTACAGTCGTCGTGCCCACCCTGAACGCTCAGGAAACCTTGCCGCGCTGCTTCGATTGTCTGATCGGGGCGACGGTGCGCGGGATCGTGCGCGAGGTGATCGTGGCGGATGGCGGCTCGACAGACGACACGCTGCTGATTGCCGATGCCGCGGGGGCACGGGTGAAGACCGGCGGGCGCACGCGGGCGAGCCAGCTCAATGCGGGCGGGCAGGCGGCCAAGCAGGATTGGATCCTGTTTCTGCATCCCGAAACCGCGCTCGATCCAGGCTGGGAGTTGGAAGCCGAAGCCTTCATCAACCGTGCTTCCATCGAGCATCCGCGCGCGGCGGCGTTCCGCTTCGGGGTGGACGAGTTCGACGACAAGGCGCGCAGCCGCGAAGCTTTTGCCTCGCTGCGCTGCTGGCTCTTCAAGCTGGCCTATGGCGACCAGGGCTTGCTGATCCCCAAGCGGCTGTTCAAACAGCTCGGCGGCTATCGCGAAGGGCGGCGCGAGGATATCGATCTTGTCCGGCGCATCGGCGCGCGGCGGCTGATCATGCTGCGTACCCGCGCAGTGAATAAGAGCCCGCCTTTGCGTGCCCTCGCGCAAAACGAAGCGGCGCCGGAAAGCAGCTTTTCCGTTGAGCGCGCACAGGGCTAA
- the moaB gene encoding molybdenum cofactor biosynthesis protein B, whose product MTRPHPLDESIAFVPVEIAVLTISDTRDLSNDKSGDTLAARLTEAGHKLAARALVRDDKAAIAAQVKTWIADPAIDVVITTGGTGLTGRDVTVEAIRPLFEKEIDGFSVLFHQVSFTTVGTSTIQSRACAGLAQGTYIFCLPGSTGAVKDGWDNILKWQLDRRHRPCNLVEIMPRLMEK is encoded by the coding sequence ATGACGAGACCCCATCCTCTTGATGAGAGCATTGCTTTCGTGCCGGTTGAGATTGCGGTTCTGACGATTTCCGACACCCGCGATCTTTCGAACGACAAGTCGGGCGACACCCTCGCCGCCCGGTTAACCGAGGCCGGTCATAAGCTCGCCGCGCGGGCGCTGGTGCGTGATGATAAAGCCGCCATCGCTGCGCAGGTGAAGACCTGGATCGCTGATCCCGCGATCGATGTCGTGATCACCACGGGCGGCACCGGCCTGACGGGCCGCGATGTCACCGTCGAAGCCATCCGCCCCTTATTCGAAAAAGAGATAGATGGCTTTTCGGTGCTGTTTCATCAGGTGAGCTTCACCACCGTCGGCACCTCGACGATCCAATCGCGCGCCTGCGCAGGCCTTGCCCAAGGCACCTACATCTTCTGCCTGCCCGGATCGACCGGCGCGGTGAAGGACGGCTGGGACAATATCCTGAAATGGCAGCTCGACCGCCGCCACCGCCCCTGCAACCTAGTCGAAATCATGCCTCGGCTGATGGAGAAGTAA
- a CDS encoding DUF6249 domain-containing protein, with translation MNMDFPFIGPVFIFWASVVLIVFFVSFFGYLGRRNKYRLLEKLAESGKTIPPELLQSLDSKLPSMKGMDPNPVASGITLMCIGVALIVFFWAFNGFNNPFTTGDAWFIAIGIFPFMIGLARVLGAVVGRRQEAKTE, from the coding sequence ATGAATATGGATTTCCCTTTTATCGGCCCGGTCTTTATCTTTTGGGCGTCGGTCGTTCTGATCGTCTTCTTCGTATCGTTTTTCGGCTATCTGGGACGGCGTAACAAATACCGCCTGCTGGAAAAGCTCGCCGAAAGCGGCAAGACCATTCCGCCGGAGCTTCTGCAAAGCCTCGATAGCAAGCTGCCGAGCATGAAGGGAATGGATCCCAATCCCGTCGCGTCGGGCATCACTTTGATGTGCATCGGCGTCGCGCTGATCGTGTTCTTCTGGGCCTTTAACGGCTTCAACAACCCCTTCACGACCGGCGATGCGTGGTTCATCGCGATCGGCATCTTCCCCTTCATGATCGGGCTGGCCCGCGTCTTGGGTGCCGTCGTCGGACGCCGCCAGGAAGCCAAAACGGAATAA
- a CDS encoding RNA polymerase sigma factor: MGDLFTSRARGGDSAAFSLLVREHQSRLRGFLLRLTKGNASLADDLAQDTFLEAFKKSDQFSGTNYFGWLCAIAWSRFLMEARKRKLENIDDLPEIEDDVPEAENASLIRHDLESAMAELHPMQRAALTLCFALGQSNEEAAQTLNIPLGTLKSHVNRGRAKLSQLLSDWRKVAVS, translated from the coding sequence ATGGGCGATTTGTTCACCAGTCGGGCGAGAGGCGGCGATAGTGCCGCCTTCAGCCTGTTGGTGCGCGAACACCAATCGCGGCTGCGCGGCTTTCTTTTGCGCCTGACCAAAGGCAATGCCTCCCTGGCCGATGATCTAGCGCAAGACACATTCCTCGAAGCCTTCAAGAAGAGCGATCAGTTTTCCGGCACCAATTATTTCGGCTGGCTTTGCGCGATCGCGTGGTCTCGCTTCCTGATGGAAGCGCGCAAGCGCAAACTGGAAAACATCGACGATTTGCCCGAGATCGAAGACGACGTACCCGAGGCGGAGAATGCCAGCCTGATCCGCCACGATCTCGAAAGCGCCATGGCTGAGTTGCACCCCATGCAGCGCGCCGCCCTCACCCTCTGTTTCGCGCTCGGCCAATCCAATGAAGAAGCCGCCCAGACCCTAAACATTCCGTTAGGCACGCTGAAATCCCACGTAAACCGTGGCCGTGCAAAGCTCTCCCAACTTCTCTCCGATTGGCGTAAGGTAGCTGTGTCATGA
- a CDS encoding isoaspartyl peptidase/L-asparaginase family protein, protein MKAIGAALAASLLLAASAQAEICSANGTFAIAVHGGAFSEKMDGAKRLEVMQAALEKARASLKGGASALDVVSETVQAFENSGVFNAGRGAIANAAGQVEADASIMDGNGLRSGAVASMTKLKNPSVAARLVMEAGRHVLVVGDRGQDYAIKLGAETVTPDYFGNTGKPKLEKPEAQKPEAKTPEHGTVGAVALDRCGHLAALTSTGGFDAKVPGRVGDSPIVGAGVYAADGVAAFSGTGHGEFFIRNSVSKDAADRIRYGKQSLAKAMKGEIFGVLKPLDAEGGLIGVDAKGHVGLYFNTMGMFRGYATDKEAPVVAQYGGATENKRK, encoded by the coding sequence ATGAAAGCGATAGGCGCGGCGTTGGCCGCTAGTTTGCTCTTGGCTGCGAGCGCGCAGGCGGAGATATGCTCGGCCAACGGGACTTTCGCCATCGCCGTGCATGGCGGCGCCTTCAGCGAGAAAATGGATGGTGCGAAACGCCTCGAAGTGATGCAGGCGGCGTTGGAAAAGGCGCGCGCCTCCTTGAAAGGTGGCGCCAGCGCGTTGGATGTGGTCTCCGAGACGGTGCAGGCCTTTGAGAACAGCGGCGTGTTCAATGCGGGGCGCGGCGCGATTGCCAATGCGGCGGGGCAAGTGGAAGCCGATGCCTCCATCATGGATGGCAATGGCCTGCGCTCGGGCGCGGTCGCCTCGATGACCAAGCTGAAAAATCCCTCCGTGGCCGCGCGGCTGGTGATGGAGGCGGGCCGTCACGTGCTGGTGGTGGGCGACCGCGGTCAGGACTATGCGATCAAGCTTGGCGCGGAGACGGTGACGCCGGACTATTTCGGCAATACCGGTAAACCGAAACTCGAAAAGCCCGAAGCCCAAAAGCCCGAAGCAAAAACGCCGGAGCATGGCACGGTCGGCGCGGTGGCGCTGGACCGCTGCGGGCATCTGGCGGCGCTGACCTCCACCGGCGGATTTGACGCCAAGGTGCCGGGCCGCGTGGGTGACTCTCCGATTGTCGGCGCGGGCGTCTATGCGGCGGATGGCGTGGCGGCGTTTTCGGGCACCGGCCATGGCGAGTTCTTCATCCGCAACAGCGTTTCCAAAGATGCAGCAGACCGCATCCGCTATGGCAAACAGAGTCTCGCCAAAGCCATGAAGGGCGAGATTTTCGGCGTGCTGAAACCTTTGGATGCCGAAGGCGGGCTGATCGGCGTCGATGCCAAAGGCCATGTCGGTCTGTACTTCAACACCATGGGCATGTTCCGCGGCTATGCCACCGACAAGGAAGCCCCCGTGGTCGCGCAATACGGCGGCGCGACGGAGAACAAGCGGAAGTAG
- a CDS encoding ribonuclease HII translates to MPSFEHELRHIERLAGHIAGVDEVGRGPLAGPVVAAAIILKPDCIPEGLDDSKKLTEKKREALFAQLMDCALAIGIGEASVDEIDLVNIRQATHLAMARAITALSIAPAFALVDGNDAPALACPCETLIGGDGLSVSIAAASIIAKVTRDRLMTKLHEAHPHYAWDRNKGYGTEDHMTGLRLYGCTPHHRKSFAPVRAILSGEVVEAL, encoded by the coding sequence ATGCCGAGCTTCGAGCACGAACTGCGCCACATCGAACGCCTCGCCGGACATATTGCCGGGGTGGATGAGGTTGGCCGTGGTCCGCTCGCCGGTCCCGTGGTTGCGGCGGCGATCATCCTGAAGCCGGATTGCATTCCCGAAGGCCTCGACGATTCCAAAAAGCTGACCGAGAAAAAGCGCGAGGCCTTATTCGCACAACTCATGGATTGCGCGCTGGCTATCGGCATTGGCGAAGCAAGCGTCGATGAAATCGATCTCGTCAACATCCGCCAGGCGACGCATCTTGCCATGGCCCGCGCCATCACGGCGCTTAGCATCGCGCCGGCTTTCGCGCTGGTGGATGGCAATGACGCGCCCGCCCTCGCCTGCCCTTGCGAGACGCTGATCGGCGGCGACGGCCTGTCGGTCTCCATCGCGGCCGCCTCGATTATCGCCAAGGTCACGCGCGACCGGCTAATGACCAAGCTGCATGAAGCCCATCCGCACTATGCCTGGGATCGCAACAAGGGCTATGGCACTGAAGACCACATGACCGGCCTGCGCCTTTACGGCTGCACGCCCCACCACCGCAAAAGCTTCGCCCCCGTGCGCGCGATCCTCAGCGGCGAAGTGGTGGAAGCCCTTTAA
- a CDS encoding DsbA family protein: MMAALAFLASASAALALEPVFPDDRSMGDPKAPVQVIEYAAPACPHCARFAATVMPDLKKTFIDTGKVHYVLRIFPISQIDGAVAGMAQCMPKTRYFEFLDLAFKRQDLWDPDGYQIPDIHAGLLELGKLAGLSEAQVDSCIADEKEYERVNRIAAHGEKTYGIKGVPTLIVNGSEVPPTERGWPQLKSRIETLLAGKKDGR, encoded by the coding sequence ATGATGGCCGCTCTGGCCTTTCTCGCGAGCGCGTCCGCGGCTCTGGCCTTGGAGCCGGTGTTTCCCGATGACCGCAGCATGGGCGACCCCAAGGCGCCGGTCCAGGTGATCGAATACGCCGCCCCCGCCTGCCCGCATTGCGCGCGCTTCGCCGCGACGGTGATGCCGGATTTGAAGAAGACCTTCATCGATACCGGCAAGGTGCATTACGTGTTGCGCATCTTTCCGATCAGCCAGATCGATGGCGCGGTGGCAGGGATGGCGCAATGCATGCCCAAGACGCGCTATTTCGAGTTTCTCGATCTCGCCTTCAAGCGCCAGGATCTGTGGGACCCGGATGGCTATCAGATTCCCGATATTCACGCCGGCCTTTTGGAACTCGGCAAGCTCGCGGGCTTAAGCGAAGCCCAGGTCGATAGCTGCATCGCCGATGAGAAGGAATATGAGCGCGTCAACCGCATCGCCGCGCATGGTGAGAAGACCTATGGCATCAAAGGTGTGCCGACCTTGATCGTGAATGGCAGCGAAGTGCCGCCGACCGAGCGCGGCTGGCCACAATTGAAAAGCCGTATCGAGACTCTTTTAGCCGGTAAGAAAGATGGCCGCTAA
- a CDS encoding PA0069 family radical SAM protein translates to MTTVLNTTADPRLLRGRGAVSNAVGRYERYARVLLDDGWSQSDTAEDEPLPPLKTEIIIDSTRTIIARNQSPDISFDRSINPYRGCEHGCIYCFARPTHAYLGMSPGADFESRLLVKPNAAELLAKELSAPGYIPKTIAIGTNTDPYQPIEKKLKIMRQVLEVLWEFKHPVGIITKSPLITRDIDILGPMAEMGLARAALSITTLDRKLARQMEPRAGTPQRRLEAIRMLREAGIPTAVMFAPIIPALNDGEMESVLKAAKDMGATSAGYVLLRLPLEIKDLFKEWLEVNRPDTAKHVISLIRQMRGGKDYDAEWTQRQRGTGPYAQMLAHRFRTAIRRLELRDTSHLRSDLFAVPPKAGDQLKLF, encoded by the coding sequence ATGACGACGGTCCTGAACACAACCGCCGACCCACGCCTTTTGCGGGGCAGAGGCGCTGTTTCCAACGCCGTGGGGCGCTATGAGCGCTATGCCAGGGTGCTGCTGGACGATGGCTGGAGCCAAAGCGACACGGCGGAGGACGAGCCCCTTCCGCCGCTGAAGACCGAAATCATCATCGATTCCACCCGCACCATCATCGCGCGTAACCAGTCGCCGGATATCTCTTTCGACCGCTCGATCAATCCCTATCGCGGCTGTGAGCATGGCTGCATCTACTGCTTTGCGCGGCCCACCCATGCCTATCTCGGTATGTCGCCGGGGGCGGATTTCGAAAGCCGCCTGCTGGTCAAACCTAATGCCGCCGAATTGCTGGCCAAGGAATTGTCGGCGCCAGGCTATATCCCCAAGACCATCGCCATCGGCACCAACACTGATCCGTATCAGCCGATCGAGAAAAAGCTGAAGATCATGCGCCAGGTGCTGGAGGTGCTGTGGGAGTTCAAGCATCCCGTCGGCATCATCACCAAATCACCGCTGATCACCCGCGATATCGACATTCTGGGGCCTATGGCGGAGATGGGGCTGGCGCGCGCCGCGCTTTCGATCACCACGCTGGACCGCAAGCTCGCCCGTCAGATGGAGCCCCGCGCGGGCACCCCGCAGAGGCGTCTCGAAGCCATCCGCATGTTGCGCGAGGCCGGCATTCCCACCGCGGTAATGTTCGCCCCCATTATTCCGGCCCTCAATGACGGCGAAATGGAATCCGTGTTGAAGGCCGCCAAGGATATGGGGGCGACATCCGCGGGCTATGTCCTCTTACGCCTGCCTTTGGAGATCAAAGATCTCTTCAAGGAGTGGCTGGAGGTCAACCGGCCGGACACCGCCAAGCATGTCATCAGCCTCATCCGCCAGATGCGCGGCGGCAAGGATTACGATGCCGAATGGACTCAGCGCCAGCGCGGCACCGGCCCTTATGCGCAAATGCTGGCGCACCGCTTTCGCACCGCGATCCGCCGCTTGGAGTTGCGCGATACCAGCCATTTGCGCAGCGATCTCTTCGCCGTCCCGCCCAAGGCCGGTGATCAGTTGAAGCTGTTTTAG
- a CDS encoding site-specific DNA-methyltransferase, translated as MSIELEKALDRVLEGDCVETLKALPAGCADLVFADPPYNMQLKGELRRPDNSKVDAVDDAWDQFESFQAYDKFTREWLAGVRHVLKDNGTLWVIGSYHNIFRVGVALQDMGFWVLNDVVWRKSNPMPNFKGKRFTNAHETMIWASKNPNAKYTFNYEAMKAMNDDLQMRSDWTLPICSGHERIKNADGEKAHSTQKPESLLHRVIVSSSKPGDVILDPFFGSGTTGAVARRLGRHFIGLERDKEYASIARQRIAAIEPAPDECVEVTRSKRAEPRIPFGWVVERGLLPPGTILHGQQKRHKAKVRADGTLVCADATGSIHQIGAHVQGAEACNGWTFWQYEHKGKLIPIDVLRQQLRASIS; from the coding sequence ATGTCTATCGAACTTGAGAAAGCGCTGGACCGTGTACTGGAAGGCGATTGTGTTGAAACCCTGAAGGCTTTGCCGGCGGGATGTGCGGATTTGGTCTTTGCCGATCCGCCTTACAACATGCAGCTGAAGGGCGAATTGCGCCGCCCGGATAATTCCAAAGTCGATGCCGTCGACGATGCCTGGGACCAGTTCGAAAGCTTCCAGGCCTATGACAAATTCACCCGCGAGTGGCTGGCGGGCGTACGTCACGTGCTGAAGGACAACGGCACCCTTTGGGTGATCGGCTCCTATCACAACATCTTCCGCGTCGGCGTCGCGCTCCAGGACATGGGCTTCTGGGTGCTGAACGATGTGGTGTGGCGCAAGTCCAATCCGATGCCGAATTTCAAAGGCAAGCGCTTCACCAACGCGCATGAGACCATGATCTGGGCCTCGAAGAACCCGAACGCGAAATACACCTTCAATTACGAAGCCATGAAGGCCATGAACGACGATCTGCAGATGCGCTCCGACTGGACGCTGCCGATCTGCTCGGGCCATGAGCGCATCAAGAATGCCGATGGCGAAAAGGCCCATTCCACGCAGAAGCCGGAAAGCCTGCTGCATCGCGTGATCGTTTCTTCGTCCAAGCCGGGCGATGTCATCCTCGATCCCTTCTTCGGCTCAGGCACCACGGGCGCCGTCGCCCGCCGCCTTGGCCGTCACTTCATCGGCCTTGAACGCGACAAGGAATATGCCTCCATCGCCCGTCAGCGCATCGCCGCCATCGAGCCTGCGCCGGATGAATGCGTTGAGGTTACCCGCTCCAAGCGCGCCGAGCCGCGCATTCCCTTTGGCTGGGTGGTGGAGCGCGGACTTCTGCCGCCGGGCACCATTCTGCATGGCCAGCAAAAGCGCCATAAAGCCAAGGTGCGCGCCGACGGCACCCTCGTCTGCGCTGATGCTACCGGCTCCATCCACCAGATCGGTGCGCATGTCCAAGGCGCCGAAGCCTGCAATGGCTGGACCTTCTGGCAGTATGAGCACAAAGGCAAGCTGATCCCGATCGACGTCCTGCGCCAGCAACTGCGCGCCTCGATTTCGTAA
- a CDS encoding methyltransferase family protein has translation MRETDENDHPGVYIAPPLAFLIAFFGGVFAGMGLDAMLIDTHLWLLPWALAIFAGFALIAVGLAFALWGAEGFFRRSAEFRTYRGTTVLVTDGAHGYSRNPMYLGLAMSLLGLGIACRALTLIIAALALFLYLDRYVIPREESYLARRFGEDFEDYRARIRKWI, from the coding sequence ATGCGCGAGACAGATGAGAACGACCATCCCGGCGTCTATATCGCTCCGCCGCTGGCTTTCCTGATCGCGTTTTTTGGCGGCGTTTTCGCGGGCATGGGCTTGGATGCCATGCTTATCGACACCCATCTTTGGCTTCTGCCTTGGGCACTGGCGATTTTCGCAGGCTTCGCGCTGATCGCGGTAGGCCTCGCATTCGCGCTCTGGGGCGCCGAGGGCTTCTTCCGCAGAAGCGCAGAGTTCCGCACCTATCGCGGCACGACTGTGCTGGTCACCGATGGCGCGCATGGCTACAGCCGCAACCCCATGTATCTCGGCCTCGCGATGAGCCTTCTGGGCCTGGGCATCGCTTGCCGCGCGCTCACCCTTATCATCGCCGCGCTGGCACTGTTTCTCTATCTCGACCGCTATGTCATCCCGCGCGAGGAATCCTATCTCGCCCGCCGTTTTGGCGAAGATTTCGAGGATTACCGCGCCCGCATCCGCAAGTGGATTTAA